CATTGGCCAGTCCTCACATTTGTCCGGCAGAGACATTGGCCAGTCCGGTAGAGACATTGGCCAGTCCTCACATCTGTCCACTAGAGACATTGGTCAGTCCTCACATCTGTCTGGTAGAGACATTGGTCAATCCTCACATCTGTCCACTAGAGACATTGGCCAGTCCTCACATCTGTCCGGTAGAGACATTGGCCAGTCCTCACATCTGTCGAGCAGAGACATTGGTCTACCATCGCTCCTGTCCAGCAGAGACGCCGGTCCACCCTCGCTCCTGTCCAACAGAGGCATCGCTCCACCTTCTCTCCTGTCCAGCAGAGACGCCGGTCTGCCCTCGCTCCTGTCCATCAGAGACCTTGCTCCACCCTCGCACCTGGCCAGCAGAGACGTTGGTCAGTCTTCACACCAACGGAGGACAGAGTCAGCTCCTAGAGTGCCTACCAGGAAGGAGGCGTCAGATTTCCACGGGAAAACTCCTCCAGTGTTTCCCTACGCGTGTGTGCTCTGCGATATCACTGTCCTCTCTAACAAGGTAAGTAGCTTATTTTCGCTCTTACAGATTCTACATTACCAGCTATATACCAGACAGTTGCAGGCAAAATACACATGAGCGTAATGTGGCATATGAGGTAAGTCCAAGTAGCATGTTTATTAGTAATGCGTTAGAGGTGTAGTTTACCCCAGAGTGGAAACTCGGTCATGTTGTTCTGAACCTAATAAAGACAGATAGTAACATTAAAGCAGTCCAGTCGGCTCGTGCACCGTATGAAGTCAGTATCCCACTGCCGTAGTCCTCAAATCTCATTCCTGCTCCTGCATATGCAAATACGCTGCATCATGTTCGGTCACAAGACACGCAAGAACCAATGGAGTCACTGAGCAATGAAGTCATACTTGGGTCTAATTCATCTTGATGCAAAAAGTATGAATATGCGCTAGTGGGAATGAGGTTTAAGGGCTATAATGGAAAGGAAGATTGGCACTGCATAATGACTTCTATGATGGtcgattattattttatataattttgtgtgGCATATGCAGTTAgcgggtgtaaaaaaaaaaatcattagcataacagtaaacattatttttgcaaatacttttcatttaaagTTGATGGAAGTCTGTCTTAATCATATGGACTATAAATGCACtttgtcatattatacatttttgtgccACCTGAATGAATATTTAGAGATATAACTTGTGTTTTAGGACTGGTCTTTGCATATAAAAGGAGCCCAACATGCTCATAGTCAACTTAGTCTTGTGGAAAAGTAAGTATCTTCAActttattctttcattttgttCTTAAACTCTTGCTAAATAAGTATTTCTGTCAAACATGAAAGTCAAGCGGTTTAAGAAACATATTTGGTGATAGTGAGGAGGATTTAAGAGATTTAGCTACATTTTATACAGATTTATTGCCAGTAGTCATACGGATTTAACATGAAACATAGCTCAGTGTACAGACAAAGCGTATGCAATTCTTTACAACACATTTTTATTGAAGTAATAGTATTATGTATTTTCCACCGTGACGTTTTATGTGCACCGAGTTATCAGTAGCATGATACTAACAGTTGCATGGGTTCAGTTCTGCTCACATACTGCCAAAATGCTCAAATGTCAATAAATGTTTTCCACAAATATCCTTCTTCATTAGATATCCAGCGTGGGATCAGACAATCCAATCTGCTCGAAGGTAGAATCATTACGTCgttatatttgtaaaaaagcaAATATCCAAAAATGTGTTAGTTTACATGTTATGTACACACTTTAACAGAAATGAGGCCCATCCTGATCGACACACGTCCAGAACCACACAGGAACGAGGTAATGTCCTTATCCTCTTCGTAGTGATTCAAGCTATCTATCTTCTAGATATTTGAGATATTATAGATGTTGTGCTTTTTCCAGGTGGAACCTCAAACAGTAGAAATGGATCGTCAGGCAGCAAAACTGCAGCATCGAACAGTAAAAGTCAATCATCAAGCAGCCAAAACCGcagtaacactgaagcagcaACGAAGGTGGATTTTTATTTGTGATGTTCTGTTTCACTGCTGGTTTAAAGTTCAgacattgttatatttatttatttaactacatTTGATTACAGTGCAAAGTGGTGTGTGTCAAGTTTGAGGTGGATGATGTGGATGAAGCTTACCTGAAAAAATTGCTTGGCCAGTTTGGGGCGATTGTCAAAATTATCATGTTACCTAGAATGGtatggcattttatttttaatatatgtgaccctggaccacaaaaccttatGCCACGGTACctgtcaattttttgaaactgagatttatacatcatctgaaagctgaataaataagcaaatcATCGAtgaatgtttcaaaatgaaatgacaatatctgtctgagatacaactctttgaaaatctggaatctgagggtgcaaaaaaatcaaaatacagagaaaattatctttaaagttgtccaaatgaattcttagcaatgcatatcactgatcaaaaattaagttttgatatatttacagtaggaaatgtacaaaatatcttcatggaacattatctttacttaatatcctaatgatttttggcataaaagaaaaatttataattttgaccaaaacaattttttttctgttcctaaaaaaaaaacacagccaaaAGACACCAGATTTGATCTacggtcatatatatatatatatatatatataactcctttaacaaatatatttatcagATTTTTAAATGGGCCGTAatacttttttcttgtaatatttttaagCTTTTGTGAATATGGGAACAGCAGGCCAGGCAGAGgatatagtaaaatatttctaCCAAAACCCTTTGAGGATCAGAGGAGAACTGATTGTATTTACTCTGTCTGCAGCATTCAATTTCCTACAGGTGAGTAATGAAAAGTAcaattttatgttatgttttatgttaagCCAGGACTTTTTGATGCAGAGGATGACCAAATATGAGGACCTTCTTCCTAAAATACAAGTACAACCACATATTTTCCTGTGTGAACCCCAAAATATTAAGTGATATTACAAATACAACGTTGTTTCCTAAATTAATTAGTCACTATATTGTCACTGTAGTAGTACTgattgaaattattataaaatatatggtTAAGCTCATGATTTGTCTTCAGCTACATTCACTCAGCTATCTGCTTTTCAGTCGGGCACCTAATTCAGTTATGTTAGGAAGGGATCAGAGATATTTTCCAAGTGCCATTGAGAAGATTTAACCAATGACACCTTGGTGACTTGCAtccatttgatttgttttagtaCGCCACCAATGGTGATTGAATGATTTCCTTCATGTTTTACAGACTTCTCGTGTAGTGAGCTTTTCACCGTTACCTTCTGGTGATGGCATATGCTCGGAGTTGACGGCCATTGCTAAGCGTTTCGGATCTGTAAAACATTCTCTGTTTCTCCCAAGCCGGGTAGAAAAtagcaaacatttacattttttacttcttTCATGGCATGGATTTTTCTCTGCAGTCATCTGTGTTGTATAAAGACTTTGTGTCTCTTTACAGGGTTATGTGGAGATGAGCAGTGCAGAAGAGGCCGACAAATTGGTGGAGCACTATTCAACCCATTCacttaaaataaaaggaaaaaccaTTAATGTTTGTTCCTCAACTGAGTACCAGACGCTTGAGTAAGCCTGTTTTACTGATCTTGTTCGGTAACACTAGAGATGTTACAGTTTTGATCTTAATTTGGTGTGCGTTTTTCCATTCCTCTTCTAAAATATCATGCTTGATGTTTCTCTTCATGGTCTAGAATGACGGATGCGGACAAAGAAAAGTCACCAGTTTCttatagcagcagcagcagcaggaggaggaggaggagttgCAGCCCAAGGAGGAGATCCCACAGAGACTCTCCCAGCCCCAAACGAAGAGCTTCTGAAGAGAGGTCCAGGTCTCGCAGAAGTCAAGACTCTAAGAAACGAGAAGAAAGTGGACGCTCACGGGAGAAAACCAAAGAGAGCTCTAGACGGGACAGCTCATCCAAATCCCGTTCTAAAAGAAGCTCTCCTTCCAAAGACCAgaagcaaaaagcaaaaacagaagaGAGTGTGGAGGAGACGTTTGAAGACGACAACGATCAGTCTGACATCATGGCTGATGATAGTGATCTCGAAGGAGTGGCAGTTATCGCAGATGATGGTGAGGCACTGAATTCAGAAGATGAGCTCACAGTAGATGAAGAGATAGATGATGAGGCGCATCAAACCTCAGATGAACAGGAACTGGATGCATCTGAAGATGTCCAAACTGTGAAAGAGTCAGATGAGCAGACTAAACCTTCAGATATGGACACATCGAGCATACAGCCAGAGACGTCGTCAGAGTGTGTACCAGCTGCTGCTACTTCGGAAAGATCAAGCGATTGTAAGGAAGCCCAAGAGCTTCAACAAGGACAGCAAAAAGAGCTTCTAGAAAAGCAAAATGAGCTTCaacaagaagagaaaaaagagcTTCAAGAAAAGCTAAAAGCGATTCAACAAGGAGAGCAAAAAGAGCCTCAAGAAAAGCCAAAAGAGCTTCAAGAAGAGCAAAAAGAGCTTCaacaagaagagaagaaagagctTCAGCAAAAAGAGCCTCAACAAGGAGAACAAAATGAGCAACAAGGGGAGCAAAAAGACAATACAGTGGAGATGGAggtaaatgcaaatgagttggggAAATTGGGGActcaacatcttaaaaaaaaaaaaaggatataaaaAATGTAGTATTACTAGTTATGGCCTAGCAGCTTTGGTGCTCTTTCTGGCAACACATGTTCAAGTCCTGCTTGTGTCAGTTCCTGATCCCCTTTTGAATGGAatttgaacacaatttaagtatTTCAGTTGGTAGTGAATAATACACAGTTCATAATATTGCATtccatgttaatatatatataaaagatatatagCCTACTCCATCTGTCCTGTTTTGTCTGTGTAGGAGGCAGCAGATTTCTCAGAGAATCTAGACAAGGAGGGAGTGTTGACAgaaaaaggtatttattttacatggtcATACAGCAATTCAGTTCTGTTTTCCTAAAACTGTTTTTGTAGTTTGCTTTATAATTGAAGAAGTGTGTCCATTCTGTTTTAGGTGATGAAATGGAGATCTCGACTTCAAGCACTGAGGTTAGTCTGTTTTTCCCTTTAAAGGGTTTGtgattttgtatatatatggGACACAAATTATGGTGTCTTCTATTAATTATGCTTAGGCATTTTGAGTTCTTAataattttcccctttttttgttttaggaAATGTTTGGCAAAGTTCTTGAGGTGGCAGGTTTTCCAGTGGCTAAAAAATACAGTGAAGCAGATTTACTGAAAATTGGGAAAAAATACGGAGATGTGGCGAACTGCTGTCTGGTTCGCAGCAGTCGAAAGGTAAAGTGatcaaattaaatcataattttaacattaaatagaAGGTAATGGTGTATGCAAAAGTAAGCAAAATGTTAAACTGTTAATTTGTTAAGGCTAGGTGACAGTCTAAAATACATTtggtattttttaaacatttgattatatttgtCAGATACAAAAACGAATTGAGTTTTGAATCTATTCATGAGGGCTTTCCGAAATAGTTAACCTATTATTGATTATAGTCTGACCTAATCATTACAGTTATCATGAGAATTCCTTACAGCTCTACTTTTAAGTGTTCATGATACGTGATGTGCAGGATTTGTCTATGTTATAAATGTAGAATTATGTTAATTATGTTTTCGTTGCAGGTGGAGAAGGCATTAATTGAGATGGTGAATGCTGCCGATGCTGCGAAACTCGAAGCCGAGTGTAAAAGGCAACACATTAAACTAGGCGGCCGAAACTTGAGGATAACTGTGTCAAAGAAATACAGCAAACTGAATGAGGGGTAACTTACACTTAAATAtctacttttctgtagttttcttGTGTTCTGAAGAACACATCAGGTGATATTTGATTCTGTTTTAGGCAAAGTATTGACACTGactttgagaaagagagagttaaGGAAGATACTGAAGAGAACGATAAGGAGCCGTCAAGCACACTGGCTTCCAGTGAGGAGAGTACAGTACTGATGGCTGAGATCTCTGAAGAAGATGCCAACATGGACACAATCATGCAAACGTCTAGTGATGAAGAGGTCAAATCGagaaataatttcacaaaatgaATCTCATATATAATCTCTTCTTATGGAGGCCACAAACCCATGTAAACATTGGCGTATCATTGATTATACACAGCTCAGCTAACACAGTGTCTTGTTGCTTTCCAATACTTCAGGAAGGGTATGGCAGAGTGCTCCGGATCAGAAACCTTCCAATGCCTGATGAGTACACCGATGCAGAATTTCTGAACATTGCAGAACCGTATGGTAAAGTAGTGCGCCATTGGATGTTTCGCCTTCATCGAACGGTTAGTAGCTATaactgccatatatatatatatatatatatatatatatatatatttaatttaatatataacgatatacagtagtcagcatttgaagtggatcaaaaaagttcatcaaagttgtcctgtAAGGGCCAAGTTATCCTAAAAagaaggttttgatccacttcaaatgttgactactgtatatatttcaaatagattCAGTGCTTCCATCAATGAAATCTTAAAATGTTGTTCTCCCCCACCACCCACCAGGGACTGATTGAAATGGAAAAGGCCTCTGATGCTGAAAAGGTTATAGCTGCGGCCAACATGAATAAAATTACGGTTGCTGGAATACATCCCAAGATTTTAGTGTCTACCAAACATGCTCATTTAAATAAGAGGTATTTATGCACTTGATTTTTGTGTtctaaaatgtgaatttaaaacagCAGTGCTAATTACTTATTTGTCGTCTTTATAGTGTGTCGTGAGCAGTCATTGTTTCTTAATGTCAAACACCATTTAGTATAGTTGACATTATTAACAATTAGTCAAGTGATGTCAGTTTACAATAGTAAAAAATTGGTAAAAATTCTTGACAGAAAGTGCATAACCCAAAACTGTCCAGAGCATGAAACACTTTTGGTTTGATTCGGATTGCCTCTGTCAGGTGTTTGGACAGATGAGTGTGCTCTGTAGTGTTTTGCTGCAAGGCTCATCATTATAAGTCCCCATTAGATGTTAATGAGCACAAACTTTATATCAGCTAGCTGGAGTGCAACAGAGAAAACTCATTATtctgattaaacatttttagGATTTTATGTTTAGGTTTTAAATGCACCATGTTTAATTAAATCCTACATCTAACACagataatgctattttttttacagtaactgTAATGAGATTATTACATATAGTAGGATATAGCGAGTATAGCGGATATAAAGAGTCACATTGCTGTTCCTCATATTGGAAACAGGACAAACACTATATTGTGAAGCATATTATGTTGTGCactttttttggtaacatttttgCACATGGTCTGTTTAGCATGATCTTCATCATATTTGTAGTTTTCAATTTGCTTGCACATTtgcaaatgttaaacatttttcaaatgttaacatatgtatatatatatatatatttatatttaagacgGATCACATTTGACCAGTTTCTCTTACCGAGCTGAATAATCAGTTATGAAAGTCACTCACTGCATCCCTGCACCAAACGTACTCTATCCGTTTTGTGTTGTTTGCTAGGTACTTTCTACATGGACCTACTGATGGTTCTGTACACCCATCTTCCGAGTTAGAGGAGGAAAACGATGAATCCAAGACACAAAACAGTATTTCTGAGCAGCAGCCATCTATCCAGACATCAGCGGATGTCGAGGTAGATCATTCTCACTTATTTTCCTGTCTTTGGTTAAATCCCTATTCGGTAAGCTTTCAGATACAGCTGTGCAGCATATCTACTGACACTATGTGTTTGATGCTTTTAGGAGTCTTCGAATGATAATCCAGATGACAACTCGAAGGTAGATGAGAAGCAGGTTTCTGCAGTTGATGATGCAAGCGTAACGAAGGCGGAAAATTCAGACGCTGTGTCAGAGACGCAAACACCTGTGATGGATCCAGTGGGTAAGAGCGTGTTCACAGCCCTCTGAAAACCTGAGCTGTGAGAGGTTCTAACGCTCATGCAAATCCTCAGGGAATTAAGTAGCTGCTGTATAATACAAGTAGTAAGGCACTTATATGGACAGTACAGCTCTGCTTCTGCACAACTGATCTCTTGTACTTTACCAACAGGCACAGAGTTTGTTCGGCCCGTGGTGGGTTACTTCTGCAGCTTGTGTAATGCCATTTATGCCAGTGAGGAAGAGGCCAAAGACGAACACTGCAGGACCCCAATGCATCATCAGAAACTGAAGGCAAACCTTCACAGACTTCTTATTTGCATGCTTATTTTGCATATCTATCTTCAGTGTGATAGTAATTATACAAGACTGACATGTGTTCTCATCTTTTTTCTCTTAGGAGCACAAGGAGCGTTCAACATGAAACATGAACTCTCACGATGATGACATACTGTAGCTTATTCACATCATAATATGTGTTAAGTCAGTAAGAGATTCAGTACTAATGcagaatttgtcttttttttaaaattatagcaTGTTTGTTCTGTTGTCCTTTTGTGTCATTAATGGTTTTATCTGGTGATCAACAAAAACTGTCAAGTTTTCTTCAAAAAGCATGTATTTTCTTGCAGTGTACTGGATTGATTTTATAACTAAAACAGAATGCCGTAATCCGTTCACGTTCAAATAAAGACATGTACAGTTATCAAATAAGCGCGCTTGGTTTCTTGACGCGGGTTTTGATTGGACGGCTGATGGTTGTCTCCGCCCACAGTATGCCTGTGGGGTTGGTTGTAAATAAGAGTTGATTTTAGCTTAATGTCGGCATAtatttgcttatattttattataaatagagCGAATGGTTTTTATGAAGCCAAATAAATTGATTAGGTAAGCAAAAAGCGATTAATTATTGCCTGTTTGATTCGAATGAATCTAATGTTAGCCATTCACAACACTGCTGTCGTTTTGTCATGCCAGTATcgttaaatatttgattattaactCGAATTCTAATGAGTTGCCTGTGATTCATCCTATCTTACAATTCTCAGTTGTGTctcatttttgagaaaataagtcTGAATTACCAGATGTAAAcgggccaaaaaaaaaagccaacagcCTGgcagctaacaaaaaaaaaaaaaaagccagaattgtgcAGCCTTTCAATGGCGCATacgatttatatattattttatttaaaattaggtgttatatttaaatagatgAATTTCATGTTGGCAGCTAACAAAGCTCTACTGAAGAGTGCGAGGTCATTTTCGATATGGTGCGGGACATGCAGGAAAACCTGCAGATGCAGAGGGCCGTGTTCTACCTCACGCAGCATCTCACGTTCATTATGTGAGCTGACCGCATGAGTCTCTTCATGTACCGCCAGAGGACCGGCATAGCTGAACTGGCCACACGAATCTTCAACGTCCATAAAGATGCCACACTGGAGGAGTGACAGTGAGATCGTGTACCCGCTGAACACAGGCATTGTGGGCCAAGAAAACCGTCAATGTACCTGATGTCACACAGGTAGGAGAACTAGCCACGATGAGGAACAGATAGTTCAGCTATCCAGTCCTGTGTGTTATGAAAATGAAGTGCAATTCACAATATGACCTGAAGAGAGCAGTGTGATACTAGCAGTTCTTACTGCATTTCATTCTGagacatacaggtccttctcaaaaaattagcatattgtgaaaaagttcattattttccataatgtaatgataaaaattaaactttcatatattttagattcattgcaaaccaactgaaatatttcaggtcttttattgttttaatactgatgattttggcatacagcctcatgaaaacccaaaattcctatctcaaaaaattagcatatcatgaaaaggttctctaaacgagctattaacctaatcatctgaatcaactaattaactctaaacacctgcaaaagattcctgaggcttttaaaaactcccagcctggttcattactcaaaaccgcaatcatgggtaagactgctgacctgactgctgtccagaaggccatcactgacaccctcaagcgagagggtaagacacagaaagaaatttctgaacgaataggctgttcccagagtgctgcaaggcacctcagtgggaagtctgtgggaaggaaaaagtgtggcaaaaaacgctgcacaacgagaagttgtgaccggaccctgaggaagattgtggagaaggaccgattccagaccttgggggacctgcggaagcagtggactgagtctggagtagaaacatccagagccaccgtgcacaggcgtgtgcttttgaaccagaaacagcggcagaagcgcctgacctgggttacagagaagcagcactggactgttgctcagtggtccaaagtactttttttgtcattcagaaatcaaggtgccagagtctggaggaagactggggagaaggaaatgccaaaatgcctgaagtccagtgtcaagtacccacagtcagtgatggtctggggtgccatgtcagctgctggtgttggtccactgtgttttatcaagggcagggtcaatgcagctagctatcaggagattttggagcacttcatgcttccatctgctgaaaagctttatggagatgaagatttcgttttttcagcatgacctggcacttgctcacagtgccaaaaccactggtaaatggtttactgaccatggtattactgtgctcaattggcctgccaactctcctgacctgaaccccgtagagaatctgtgggatattgtgaagagaaagttgagagacgcaagacccaacactctggatgagcttaaggccgctatcgaagcatcctgggcctccataacacctcagcagtgccacaggctgattgcctccatgccacgccgcattgaagcagtcatttctgcaaaaggattcccgaccaagtattgagtgcataactgaacataattatttgaaggttgactttttttgtattaaaaacacttttcttttattggtcggatgaaatatgctatttttttgagataggaattttgggttttcatgagctgccaAAATcatccattaaaacaaaaaagacatgaaatatttcagttggtgtgcaatgaatctaaaatatatgaaagtttaatttttatcattacattatggaaaagaatgaactttttcacaatatgctaattttttgagaaggacctgtaaatatacataaatgaatGCGTGACTATTCAGAATCTAATTTTAACAAGCAGAGCAGTTGTGTCATGCCTGTTTTTAATGGCTTATATTAACAGACACCGTTTTCTGGCatgaaaccatcacagaaattctaattgCTTCCACAAATACTGTTACAACTGTTGTAACCTATTAActaattaaccattaaaaccattaaacaatGATTGTCTgtatgtagtgtgttttgggacacaTTCCactaggatttattggttttaacacaGATAGGTGGACAAATTACCAGTGGACCCACAGGGACCATTATTAAAACCAGTACAATTCACATTATAACCAGTAAACCCAGTATAAATtctgtcaaattattattattcatttttattttttttgttccagcagagaaagcaatgaaattattaaataacaaacatCCACACccagaaaaaggtacaaaagctttcATTGGGGTTataccttttcaaaaagtaccctatttacccctaaaaggtgcatattagtaccccAGTGTatgtattaatacataaatggtacatattagtatcttttGAAAGGATATTGTCATCCCACCCTTATGAAcattaaccatgattttattgtagtaaaagtgtattaacaaggttgttttttttttgtttattgatgtaACCATGTAACCGTTTTGTGTAACCACAACACCAcctgtagcaaaaccatggttaatttgtggttaccagggtttaactatagtaaccatgttttttttgtttgattgtttgtttgttttttttaaaccaaggtTCATTTTCGTAAGAGCAGTGAAagctttgtgcctttttttttttttttttcatcgccaAAACTGGATTCTATACTAATTATTAGTGGCTACTGCTGATAAACTTGAGAAATGTGCTGTAGATGTTGCTCAGACAGATATGACTCAGTGTGCAGTGAAATCTCCCTCTCTCTTTGATTAGAAATTACTAAACATTTTTCAAAGGAACAGACTGTCTTTGGCACACAGTGTGCTTCACTGCTCATACAGCAATATACTTTCCTCTGTAGTGCTCAtaatcacttttaaaaaatggggtTTCTCAATCTTTGCATTGTGTGACCAAAATACCAAGCGGGTGTATTTGAAACCCTGGAGGTGAAGACAGCTTGCTATCTCAGTTTCAGATGTCTGACAGACTGCTGACTAACCACAAATATCCACAGATATACTGTTTGCATATGCGAAAAGTGTTGGCAGCTTCCTAAACAAAACAAGTGAGGGATTTTGAACATTCTGAGAGTGAGATTTCTTCAGTAGCTCTGTTGTTAATATGCAAGGCCAGTGCTGGATTAGTGCAGGTCAGCGCTGTCCCGCAGTGTGTTATGTTAGCGGGTCTGGAGGGGATAAAAGTCTTTAATCTAAATTGAATTAGAGCGATCCTGGATTAAATCTAGAGGTCAATGCCACAAGTCAGCAGAATATCAGTGTTTACTTTAAATCCACATTTTACTCTTCCTTTctagtgttaaagggatactcccccCCGAAATgcaatcattatcattatcaatcattgtcattaatcacttacccccatgtcattccacacccataaaagctttgttcgtcttctgaacacgtTTTATTACCAAACATTGGATTCAGTCTTTTATGAACCTGTTTTCTTTAAACTAACACACATTTTGTATTCCTTTTTGGAATTGGTTGACCATAGGCCTTAATCAtatgagcttatgcacctcaggtTTTGAGTGAACATGCCAAAATGATTCGCAAATAATGCTTTTGTctctcaaaaactgaggtgcataagctcagaccAATGAGGTCAAAtcaaatccaaaaagaaaaacttgTGCTGCGTTGAATTGAAAAGGCCAGgaatttttgaccaggaacaccaaactaggtaaaggattttcaacAGAGCACAAAATAAGATACCCTTATTTAAAGCTAAATTACAATAACCatatcatattaatattacaGTAAGTTTAAATGTGCTTCACTCGTCAGGACAGCCTCTTCAGTGACTTCG
The Cyprinus carpio isolate SPL01 chromosome B14, ASM1834038v1, whole genome shotgun sequence DNA segment above includes these coding regions:
- the LOC109080479 gene encoding uncharacterized protein LOC109080479 isoform X4, encoding MSYNQPYRNPADGYSASNDKYKDSQRIYHRESTAYRSRVRTGSPERTSPSSSEPVLSSAKALSFLHSCGLDAEDLQTLAKLPEHLIAADTLPDLLAQLKSKKASNTSSSRSGALQASSSSRSWDDRSHSQLVEYPLDLPVRQSYSIPREQLPTWDDRWENVQQSSSPSCTYPSSDSNYVVEYNHLKDKQSYFDKASYATEPSRQKTSVVPQSYTSHGRDVSQSSHLSSRDVSQSSPLSSRDASQSSHRSSRDVSQSSYLSNRNVTQSSHRSSRDVSHSSHLSGRDIGQSSQLSGRDIGQSSHLSTRDIGQSSHLSGRDIGQSSHLSTRDIGQSSHLSGRDIGQSSHLSSRDIGLPSLLSSRDAGPPSLLSNRGIAPPSLLSSRDAGLPSLLSIRDLAPPSHLASRDVGQSSHQRRTESAPRVPTRKEASDFHGKTPPVFPYACVLCDITVLSNKDWSLHIKGAQHAHSQLSLVEKYPAWDQTIQSARRNEAHPDRHTSRTTQERGGTSNSRNGSSGSKTAASNSKSQSSSSQNRSNTEAATKCKVVCVKFEVDDVDEAYLKKLLGQFGAIVKIIMLPRMAFVNMGTAGQAEDIVKYFYQNPLRIRGELIVFTLSAAFNFLQTSRVVSFSPLPSGDGICSELTAIAKRFGSVKHSLFLPSRGYVEMSSAEEADKLVEHYSTHSLKIKGKTINVCSSTEYQTLEMTDADKEKSPVSYSSSSSRRRRRSCSPRRRSHRDSPSPKRRASEERSRSRRSQDSKKREESGRSREKTKESSRRDSSSKSRSKRSSPSKDQKQKAKTEESVEETFEDDNDQSDIMADDSDLEGVAVIADDGEALNSEDELTVDEEIDDEAHQTSDEQELDASEDVQTVKESDEQTKPSDMDTSSIQPETSSECVPAAATSERSSDCKEAQELQQGQQKELLEKQNELQQEEKKELQEKLKAIQQGEQKEPQEKPKELQEEQKELQQEEKKELQQKEPQQGEQNEQQGEQKDNTVEMEEAADFSENLDKEGVLTEKGDEMEISTSSTEEMFGKVLEVAGFPVAKKYSEADLLKIGKKYGDVANCCLVRSSRKVEKALIEMVNAADAAKLEAECKRQHIKLGGRNLRITVSKKYSKLNEGQSIDTDFEKERVKEDTEENDKEPSSTLASSEESTVLMAEISEEDANMDTIMQTSSDEEEGYGRVLRIRNLPMPDEYTDAEFLNIAEPYGKVVRHWMFRLHRTGLIEMEKASDAEKVIAAANMNKITVAGIHPKILVSTKHAHLNKRYFLHGPTDGSVHPSSELEEENDESKTQNSISEQQPSIQTSADVEESSNDNPDDNSKVDEKQVSAVDDASVTKAENSDAVSETQTPVMDPVGTEFVRPVVGYFCSLCNAIYASEEEAKDEHCRTPMHHQKLKEHKERST